The genomic stretch ACCGGCGCTGGGACTGGTGGCCGTGTGGGTCATCATCGGCTGGGTGCTCGAGGTGACCGTGGATCCAGCCTGGGTGTGGTCGGCGGTGATCCTGGTGCTGTCGCCGCTGTGGTTCCTGGTGGTGTACGTGGTGATGGTCCTCATTGCACCGATCGCCATCCGGGCCCACTGGCGCTGGGGCGAGATCGCACCGGTCTGGCTACTCGGCTTGGCAGGGGTATTGGATGTGCTCCGCTTCACCCAGGGTCAGGGCTGGGCTGCGTGGGCCAACTTCCTGGTCATCTGGGGCCTCGCCCACCAACTCGGCTTCTTCTACGACCGTCTGGTGGCCGCTCCTGCCCGCACCGGCTGGATGATGTTCTGGGCCGGCCTGTTCGCGCTCGTGGCCCTCACCAACATGGGCTTCTACCCGCGTTCCCTGGTCGGCGTACCCGGGGAGCGCTTCTCCAACATGGGTCCGCCAACCCTGGCCATCGTGGCGCTGACCTTCCTGCAGGTGGGGCTGGTGCTGGTCATCCGGCCCAAGGTTCTCGCCTGGCTGGAGAGGGGAGACCTCGCCCAGCGGGTGGTGGGCTGGATCAACGAACACGCTATGCCCCTCTACCTGTTCCACTCCACCGGCATGGCCGTGGTGGTGGCGATCCTGTTCGGCTTCGGCTACGTGCCGCCGGCCGAGCCCACCCTCGAGTGGTGGCTGACCCGACCCATCTGGCTGATCGGCCCCGCCATTGCCACCTGGCCCCTACTAGCCCTCTACCGGGTAACCAAGCGTCCGACCGCAACCGCCATCCCGAAGGCCGCGGACTAGCCGAGCAGCTTCTCGCTCAGAACCGGCGCGACAAGTGGTGCGTCTCAGTCCTCGGGTTCGTGGCCGACCATTCGCTGGATCCTCACTATGTCGCCGGCCCAGCCGCAGGCGTTGCACCAGGTGTGGAACACCTTCCGGTCGGCCTCCCAGTACTCGACGGAGATGCCCTCCGCTCCCGTCACCGCGCCTCCGCAGTTGGGGCAGTGGCGGGGCCTGTCCGCCAGGTGGGAGACCCGGTCGGGATCCCACCAGTGGGCGCCCGAGACGCGCCGCTCGGTCATCGCATCACATGGTCCGCGGCGGGCCCGCGTCGAACGGCTGCCTCACCGCGTACTCGTCCGAGCTCGGCATCTCGCCCCGGGCCCGGGCGGCTTCCAGATGGATCTTGCGCAGGGTGTCGAGGGCCGGCGAGTAGCGGGTGGAGCCCATGTCGAGCCAGGCCAGGGCGAAGTCGATCCCGGCGCCGAACTTCTTCTTCTCGCACGGAAGCTCGATCCGCTCGTGGGGCACCCTGGTAAAAGCCACCGTCGGGTCCTCCCCGGCCTCCACGCGGGCCATCTGGGCCTTGAACATGCGCCTGATCATGATGACGCCGATGTCGGACTTGCCGATGTGCTCGGAGGTCCGGTCTGCGATCCTACCCTGGCTGACCCACGCCATCACGTCCTGGCCTTCGATGTAGTCGACGATGTGGCGGCCCCGGTCGTCGAGCCACTTGTACTCGTAGTCGACGGGATAGATCTGCTCGGGGTAGGTGTCGAGGCCCTCCGGATGGTGGTTCGAGTAGAAGATCGCCCAGGTGGTGGTGTCGTCGATCGGCACCCTGATCTGCATCTGGTCGATCCCGGCGCCCCCCACCCGCATCGAGTGCGGGAACACCAGCGGATGGCCCACCGCCCAGTCGTCGTCCTCCTCGGTGTGACCCTCGAGGACCCGGCGCTTGAGGATGCCCCACTCCATGGCGTCGAAGCCGACCCTGAGATGCTTCTTTTGGAACGACTTGGGCGCCACGAACCCCTGTTGCGATCCGAGGAACTCGAAGTAGCGGCCGTGCAGCCACTCGACATGGTGGGGATCCACCGAGTTCTCCATGATCTGGAGCCAGTTGCAGGGCAACATCGAGTGGCCCGCGTCGATGAAGCCCGGATCCACGAA from bacterium encodes the following:
- a CDS encoding aromatic ring-hydroxylating dioxygenase subunit alpha; the encoded protein is EQNERLTRVGPGTPMGELLRRYWYPVAFTRELDEWPIRKVRLLGEDFALWKTPQGGYGIVQEACPHRAASLIYGVVEEDGLRCGYHGWKFDCSGNCIEQPAEPGKTAFMRHVKAFAGRAQALGGMVWAYIGPDPAPELPRFDVFVDPGFIDAGHSMLPCNWLQIMENSVDPHHVEWLHGRYFEFLGSQQGFVAPKSFQKKHLRVGFDAMEWGILKRRVLEGHTEEDDDWAVGHPLVFPHSMRVGGAGIDQMQIRVPIDDTTTWAIFYSNHHPEGLDTYPEQIYPVDYEYKWLDDRGRHIVDYIEGQDVMAWVSQGRIADRTSEHIGKSDIGVIMIRRMFKAQMARVEAGEDPTVAFTRVPHERIELPCEKKKFGAGIDFALAWLDMGSTRYSPALDTLRKIHLEAARARGEMPSSDEYAVRQPFDAGPPRTM
- a CDS encoding acyltransferase; the encoded protein is MAAYRDQYVDLLRSISLVVVVIWHWVFTILVVSPSTVSPSNPIGSTRGLWVATWVLQVMPVFFFVGGYTHHRSFRNYTRGTSRRFLKRRMGRLLAPALGLVAVWVIIGWVLEVTVDPAWVWSAVILVLSPLWFLVVYVVMVLIAPIAIRAHWRWGEIAPVWLLGLAGVLDVLRFTQGQGWAAWANFLVIWGLAHQLGFFYDRLVAAPARTGWMMFWAGLFALVALTNMGFYPRSLVGVPGERFSNMGPPTLAIVALTFLQVGLVLVIRPKVLAWLERGDLAQRVVGWINEHAMPLYLFHSTGMAVVVAILFGFGYVPPAEPTLEWWLTRPIWLIGPAIATWPLLALYRVTKRPTATAIPKAAD